One stretch of Pseudobdellovibrionaceae bacterium DNA includes these proteins:
- the secA gene encoding preprotein translocase subunit SecA gives MIQAVLRKVFGTKHERDMKALQPLISRINGFEPALQALSDEQLQKKTPEFKERLAKGETLDDILPEAFAVCREASRRVLGMRHYDVQLIGGMTLHSGKVAEMRTGEGKTLVATLAVYLNALSGKGVHVVTVNDYLAKRDAEWMGRLYNWLGLSVGIIVHDLTDAQRQKSYGSDITYGTNNEFGFDYLRDNMKFDRADMVQRELNFAIVDECDSILIDEARTPLIISGPAESSTDKYYTVNKVIPHLKRDVHFTMEEKTKTASLTDEGNAKVEELLGIGNLYDIENIELLHHINQGLKAHFLYRRDVEYMVNNGEIVIVDEFTGRLMPGRRWSDGLHQAIEAKEGVEVKSENQTLATITFQNYFRMYSKLAGMTGTADTEAVELKKIYNLDVSVIPTNKGIKRVDHNDVVYKTEVAKFRAIAQDIASRYEKGQPILVGTVSIEKSETLSSFLKKEGVKHEVLNAKHHEREAEIVAQAGRKGAVTIATNMAGRGTDIVLGGNPEMLAKKAFPDLEEGTPEFEEQVKTFKRQTDGEKQDVLAAGGLYIIGTERHESRRIDNQLRGRSGRQGDPGESKFYLSLEDNLMRIFNGEMIQKIMNRMNVPDDEPIVAGMVTRSIEGAQRKVEGHHFDIRKHLLDYDNVMNQQRQIIYGTRRKVFEGDGVERTYLDNLGDLVSQVLDSHIPEDAKKEDWNLEGLNTALAQQFGVQIQFPTADKLTGEAVTEAVSKAVKDTFDRQKAALGENYGQIQKMILLQSIDQKWKEHLLRIDRLKEGISLRGYAQKDPVIEYKKEAFAAFEALNNAIKSDSLEKFLKVQLVSPEQMRAMEAMMEQPDFDGMNFQGGDEGVAGGASAPAREAGPSAGSSGPTRQKARMTLGPGPGPEDGPQMNRAQRRQMAKKRK, from the coding sequence ATGATTCAAGCCGTACTTCGTAAAGTTTTTGGCACCAAGCACGAGCGCGACATGAAGGCGCTCCAACCCCTTATCAGCCGGATCAACGGTTTTGAGCCCGCCCTGCAAGCGCTCTCGGACGAGCAGCTTCAGAAAAAGACGCCCGAGTTCAAAGAACGTTTGGCGAAAGGCGAAACCCTGGACGACATCCTCCCCGAAGCTTTCGCGGTTTGCCGTGAGGCTTCGCGCCGGGTTCTGGGGATGCGTCACTACGATGTCCAGCTGATCGGCGGGATGACGCTCCACTCGGGAAAAGTCGCCGAGATGCGAACGGGGGAAGGAAAGACGCTCGTCGCGACGCTCGCGGTTTATCTGAACGCGCTCAGCGGAAAAGGCGTCCACGTCGTCACCGTCAACGACTACCTCGCGAAACGTGACGCCGAATGGATGGGTCGTTTGTACAACTGGTTGGGTCTTTCGGTCGGGATCATCGTGCATGACCTGACGGACGCCCAGCGCCAGAAGTCGTACGGTTCCGACATCACTTACGGAACGAACAACGAATTCGGTTTCGATTATCTGCGCGACAACATGAAATTCGACCGCGCGGACATGGTTCAGCGCGAGCTGAACTTCGCGATCGTCGATGAGTGCGACTCGATCCTGATCGACGAAGCGCGGACGCCGCTGATCATCTCGGGACCCGCGGAATCTTCGACCGACAAGTATTATACCGTGAACAAGGTGATCCCGCATTTGAAGCGCGACGTGCACTTCACCATGGAAGAGAAGACGAAAACCGCGTCTTTGACCGACGAGGGGAACGCGAAGGTCGAAGAGCTTCTGGGGATCGGCAACCTGTACGATATCGAAAACATCGAGCTGCTTCACCACATCAACCAAGGGCTGAAGGCGCACTTTCTGTATCGCCGCGACGTGGAGTACATGGTGAACAACGGCGAAATCGTCATCGTCGACGAATTCACCGGTCGTCTGATGCCGGGACGTCGTTGGTCGGACGGTCTGCACCAAGCGATCGAGGCGAAAGAGGGCGTCGAGGTGAAGTCCGAGAACCAAACTCTCGCGACGATCACCTTCCAGAACTATTTCCGGATGTACTCGAAGCTCGCCGGCATGACCGGAACCGCGGACACCGAAGCGGTCGAGTTGAAGAAGATCTACAACTTGGATGTCTCGGTGATTCCGACGAACAAAGGCATCAAGCGCGTCGATCACAATGACGTCGTTTACAAAACGGAAGTCGCGAAGTTCCGCGCGATCGCGCAGGACATCGCCAGCAGGTACGAAAAGGGTCAGCCGATCCTCGTCGGTACGGTATCGATCGAGAAGTCCGAGACGCTATCTTCGTTCTTGAAAAAAGAAGGCGTGAAACACGAAGTCCTGAACGCGAAACACCACGAGCGCGAGGCTGAAATCGTCGCGCAAGCGGGACGTAAGGGCGCGGTCACCATCGCGACGAACATGGCGGGTCGTGGAACGGATATCGTTCTGGGCGGGAACCCCGAGATGCTCGCGAAGAAAGCCTTCCCCGATTTGGAAGAGGGGACTCCCGAGTTCGAAGAGCAGGTGAAGACCTTCAAGCGCCAGACCGACGGCGAGAAGCAAGATGTCTTGGCGGCCGGTGGTCTTTACATCATCGGAACCGAACGTCACGAATCGCGCCGGATCGACAACCAGCTGCGCGGTCGTTCGGGTCGTCAAGGTGACCCCGGTGAGTCGAAGTTCTATCTCTCGCTCGAAGATAACCTGATGCGGATTTTCAACGGTGAAATGATCCAAAAGATCATGAACCGCATGAACGTTCCGGATGATGAGCCCATCGTCGCGGGCATGGTCACGCGTTCCATTGAAGGCGCGCAACGTAAAGTCGAAGGTCACCACTTCGATATTCGTAAGCACTTGTTGGATTACGACAACGTCATGAACCAACAGCGCCAGATCATCTACGGCACGCGTCGCAAGGTTTTCGAAGGCGACGGCGTCGAGCGCACTTACCTCGACAACTTGGGCGATCTGGTTTCGCAAGTGCTGGACAGCCACATTCCCGAAGACGCCAAAAAAGAGGACTGGAATCTGGAAGGCCTGAACACCGCGCTCGCGCAGCAGTTCGGCGTGCAGATCCAATTCCCCACCGCCGACAAACTGACCGGCGAGGCGGTGACCGAAGCGGTGTCGAAAGCCGTGAAGGACACCTTCGATCGTCAGAAAGCCGCCTTGGGAGAGAACTACGGTCAGATCCAAAAGATGATCCTGCTGCAGTCGATCGACCAGAAGTGGAAAGAGCATCTGCTGCGTATCGATCGCTTGAAAGAAGGCATCAGCCTGCGCGGTTACGCGCAGAAAGATCCGGTCATCGAGTACAAGAAGGAAGCTTTCGCCGCGTTCGAAGCTTTGAACAACGCGATCAAATCCGACTCGCTCGAGAAGTTCTTGAAAGTCCAACTCGTGTCGCCCGAGCAAATGCGGGCGATGGAAGCGATGATGGAGCAACCCGATTTCGATGGCATGAACTTCCAGGGTGGCGACGAAGGCGTCGCGGGCGGAGCCTCGGCACCGGCTCGTGAAGCTGGACCTTCCGCAGGTTCGTCGGGTCCGACCCGGCAGAAAGCCCGGATGACCCTGGGACCTGGTCCTGGACCTGAGGACGGACCGCAGATGAATCGGGCCCAGCGCCGCCAAATGGCGAAGAAACGGAAGTAA
- the glnA gene encoding type I glutamate--ammonia ligase, whose protein sequence is MTPKEVVAFAKEKGARMVDLKFCDMLGMWQHFSVTTAALTDEFFEEGLGFDGSSIRGWRGIEESDMVVKPDPKTAMMDPFMEVPTLSLICDVVLPETLQPYDRDPRNILKKAVAYMKSTGLADTCYFGPEAEFFIFDDIRYDQSSNSGFYQIDSDEATWNTGRDEGGRNLGYKPRQKEGYFPVLPTDSQHDLRAEMCLELERCGMQVERQHHEVASAQAEINIKYDSAVEMGDKMMWFKYIIRNVARRHGKTVTFMPKPLYGDNGSGMHIHMSMWKDGKNLFAGNKYAGLSETALYYIGGILKHAPALCAIINPTTNSYKRLVPGFEAPIKLAYSFKNRSAAMRIPNSGSNPKAKRIEFRTPDPMANIYLAQAALMMAGIDGIMNKIHPGEPLDKDIYGLPPEEAAKVPSIPGTLEESLNHMKTNGSFLMKGEVFSQEFLDTWYNYKIDREIRPIQQRPVPYEFHLYYDM, encoded by the coding sequence ATGACACCAAAAGAGGTCGTTGCGTTCGCGAAGGAAAAAGGCGCACGCATGGTCGACTTGAAATTCTGCGACATGCTCGGCATGTGGCAACACTTCAGCGTGACGACAGCCGCGCTGACCGACGAGTTCTTTGAAGAGGGACTCGGCTTCGACGGAAGCTCGATCCGCGGCTGGCGCGGCATCGAAGAGTCGGACATGGTGGTCAAACCCGATCCCAAAACCGCGATGATGGACCCCTTCATGGAAGTCCCCACGCTCTCGTTGATCTGCGACGTGGTTTTGCCCGAGACTCTGCAACCCTACGATCGCGATCCCCGCAACATCCTGAAAAAAGCCGTCGCCTATATGAAGTCGACCGGCCTGGCGGACACCTGTTACTTCGGCCCCGAAGCCGAGTTCTTCATTTTCGACGACATTCGCTACGATCAGTCTTCGAATTCGGGTTTCTACCAAATCGACTCGGACGAGGCGACTTGGAACACGGGACGCGACGAAGGCGGACGCAACCTCGGTTACAAACCCCGTCAAAAGGAAGGCTACTTCCCCGTTTTGCCCACGGATTCGCAACACGATCTGCGCGCGGAAATGTGCCTGGAGCTCGAACGTTGCGGAATGCAAGTCGAGCGTCAGCACCACGAAGTCGCGTCGGCCCAAGCCGAAATCAACATCAAATACGACTCGGCGGTTGAAATGGGCGACAAGATGATGTGGTTCAAATACATCATCCGCAACGTCGCGCGCCGCCACGGCAAGACCGTCACCTTCATGCCGAAGCCCCTTTACGGCGACAACGGCTCGGGTATGCACATCCATATGTCGATGTGGAAAGACGGGAAAAACCTTTTCGCGGGCAACAAATACGCGGGTCTTTCGGAAACGGCGCTCTACTACATCGGCGGGATCTTGAAACACGCCCCGGCCCTGTGCGCGATCATCAACCCCACGACGAACTCGTACAAACGCCTGGTTCCCGGCTTCGAAGCCCCGATCAAACTGGCGTACAGCTTCAAAAACCGCTCGGCGGCGATGCGGATCCCGAACTCGGGTTCCAATCCGAAAGCGAAACGCATCGAGTTCCGTACGCCCGATCCCATGGCGAACATCTACCTCGCGCAAGCGGCGTTGATGATGGCCGGCATCGACGGCATCATGAACAAGATCCACCCCGGCGAGCCCTTGGATAAGGACATCTACGGACTGCCTCCGGAAGAAGCGGCGAAAGTGCCGTCGATCCCGGGGACGCTGGAAGAGTCGCTGAACCACATGAAAACCAACGGTTCTTTCCTGATGAAGGGCGAAGTCTTCTCGCAGGAATTCTTGGACACTTGGTACAACTACAAGATCGACCGCGAGATCCGCCCGATCCAACAACGCCCCGTGCCCTACGAGTTTCACTTGTACTACGACATGTAG
- a CDS encoding long-chain fatty acid--CoA ligase has product MELDWLKRWNLYAGKTSAITDAETGRSFTYAELYERTTAAAAYLAEKYSVRAGDRVALVAQNELESIVLFFALQRLAATMVPVNFRLTRREIDHILNDSGARLVVFQKAFFEQVDHRPEPLLDMDTFAADLPSYPHAETGFASEEETPAMILYTSGTTGAPKGAILSHRMLFWNSINTTLRLNIVQSDKTVIFLPFFHTGGWNVLTTPFLHRGAHILLLKKFDADRVLKLTADEKCTLLFGVPTTMDMMSRSPDFATADLSKLRYAIVGGEPMPLPLIQTWHEKGIPVRQGYGLTEFGPNVFSLNEEDALRKMGSIGFPNFYIEAKVVDDLGREVAPNHIGELVLRGPMMMTGYWNNARATADTIRDGWLHSGDLVRQDEDGFFFVVGRKKEMYISGGENVYPSEVEQVLRQDEHVREVAVIGVPDEKWGEVGCAYVVPVGPTDANALRAHCLKNLAKFKIPKHIRIVDALPKGDSGKILKRALVERYNQETQTH; this is encoded by the coding sequence ATGGAACTCGATTGGCTGAAGCGCTGGAATTTGTATGCGGGGAAGACCTCGGCGATCACCGACGCCGAGACCGGTCGTTCGTTCACCTACGCCGAGCTCTATGAGCGCACGACGGCGGCGGCCGCCTACCTCGCCGAGAAGTATTCGGTCCGCGCGGGCGATCGCGTGGCGCTGGTCGCGCAGAACGAGCTCGAGTCGATCGTGCTCTTCTTCGCGCTGCAACGCCTGGCCGCGACGATGGTGCCCGTCAATTTCCGGCTCACCCGCCGCGAGATCGATCACATCCTGAACGATTCGGGCGCGCGCCTGGTCGTGTTTCAGAAGGCGTTCTTCGAGCAGGTCGATCATCGCCCGGAGCCGCTCCTCGACATGGACACCTTCGCGGCGGATCTGCCGAGCTATCCGCACGCCGAAACCGGCTTCGCGAGCGAGGAAGAAACGCCCGCGATGATCTTGTACACCTCGGGCACGACGGGCGCTCCGAAAGGCGCGATCCTGAGCCACCGGATGCTGTTCTGGAACTCGATCAACACGACTTTGCGTCTGAACATCGTGCAGTCCGACAAAACCGTCATCTTCCTGCCCTTCTTCCACACCGGCGGCTGGAACGTGCTGACGACGCCGTTCCTCCACCGGGGCGCGCACATTCTGCTGCTGAAGAAGTTCGACGCCGATCGCGTCCTGAAGCTGACCGCCGACGAGAAATGCACCCTGCTCTTCGGTGTCCCCACGACCATGGACATGATGTCGCGTTCACCCGATTTCGCCACGGCGGATCTGTCGAAGCTCCGTTACGCCATCGTCGGCGGCGAACCCATGCCGCTGCCGTTGATCCAGACCTGGCACGAGAAGGGCATCCCCGTCCGTCAAGGTTACGGATTGACCGAATTCGGCCCGAACGTGTTCTCGCTGAATGAAGAGGACGCCCTTCGCAAAATGGGCTCGATCGGCTTCCCGAACTTCTACATCGAGGCGAAAGTCGTCGACGATCTGGGCCGCGAAGTCGCACCGAACCACATCGGCGAGCTCGTGCTGCGCGGACCGATGATGATGACCGGCTACTGGAACAACGCGCGGGCGACCGCGGACACCATCCGCGACGGCTGGTTGCACTCGGGCGATCTGGTCCGCCAAGACGAGGACGGCTTTTTCTTCGTCGTGGGTCGCAAAAAGGAAATGTACATCAGCGGCGGTGAAAACGTTTATCCCTCGGAAGTGGAACAAGTTCTGCGCCAAGATGAACACGTCCGCGAAGTCGCGGTGATCGGCGTTCCCGACGAGAAATGGGGCGAGGTCGGCTGCGCCTACGTCGTACCCGTCGGCCCGACGGACGCCAATGCCCTACGCGCGCACTGTTTAAAAAACCTGGCGAAGTTCAAGATCCCGAAGCACATCCGGATCGTGGATGCCCTCCCGAAGGGCGACTCGGGCAAAATCCTGAAGCGGGCCTTGGTCGAACGGTACAACCAGGAAACCCAGACTCACTGA
- a CDS encoding tRNA (cytidine(34)-2'-O)-methyltransferase, whose product MKFTVTSEDEILKEGQPVSPDGTPVGEPLFRVSLIEPEIPQNTGNIGRTCVGMNCHLDLVGELGFNITDKNLRRAGLDYWQHLTWKHFAEIPDWEQTLRTPSRVFYFSAYATRSMYDVEYQKGDTFVFGRETRGLPDDMLQRNADRCLQIPILGPVRGYNVATSVAMVLTEAFRQVR is encoded by the coding sequence ATGAAGTTTACCGTTACCTCGGAAGATGAAATCTTGAAGGAAGGCCAGCCTGTGTCACCTGACGGTACACCGGTTGGCGAGCCTCTTTTCCGTGTCTCTTTGATCGAGCCCGAAATCCCGCAAAACACCGGCAATATTGGTCGCACGTGCGTCGGTATGAACTGCCACCTCGATCTGGTCGGGGAACTCGGATTCAACATCACCGACAAGAATTTGCGCCGCGCCGGATTGGATTACTGGCAGCACCTGACTTGGAAACATTTCGCGGAGATCCCGGATTGGGAGCAAACGCTGAGAACACCGTCGCGGGTGTTCTACTTTTCCGCTTACGCGACACGCTCGATGTACGACGTCGAGTACCAGAAGGGTGACACCTTCGTTTTCGGTCGTGAGACGCGGGGGCTGCCCGACGACATGTTGCAGCGAAATGCTGATCGTTGCCTGCAGATTCCGATTCTGGGGCCGGTTCGTGGCTACAACGTCGCGACTTCGGTCGCGATGGTCCTGACCGAAGCCTTCCGGCAGGTCCGCTAA
- a CDS encoding P-II family nitrogen regulator yields MKKIEAIIRPFKIDDVVEALSHIGVEGVTVSEVRGFGRQKGRTEIYKGAEYVVDFIPKVKLEIVVSSALADSVVETIRKSAYTGKIGDGKIFVLSVENVVRVRTGESDEAAL; encoded by the coding sequence ATGAAAAAAATCGAAGCGATCATTCGCCCTTTTAAAATTGACGACGTTGTCGAGGCGCTCTCGCACATCGGCGTCGAAGGCGTCACCGTATCGGAAGTCCGCGGCTTCGGCCGTCAGAAGGGACGCACCGAGATCTACAAAGGCGCCGAGTACGTCGTGGATTTCATTCCGAAGGTGAAGCTGGAAATCGTTGTTTCGAGTGCGCTTGCGGATTCCGTAGTCGAAACAATTCGCAAGTCCGCTTACACCGGCAAGATCGGCGACGGAAAAATTTTCGTCCTTTCCGTCGAAAATGTGGTGCGCGTGCGCACTGGCGAAAGCGACGAAGCCGCCCTGTAA
- a CDS encoding gamma-glutamylcyclotransferase: MTEFKLFVYGSMSEGMVHYPKIADFVQNAQEAQIRGRCYRLKVGFPVVTDEAEDLIAGQLLTVAADSTLLLTLLDEFHGVKPQEPEKSLFFRREVNVQSADGIEKAWVYMANPRKISLGATVIEGGLWREKLATEPALTEKLTDRQKQYIQRLGASTGREIVPIDLALYRELMNLEMIVDKGRRLALSKLGHEVYRYLGR, translated from the coding sequence ATGACGGAGTTCAAACTGTTCGTTTACGGGTCCATGTCTGAGGGCATGGTACATTACCCGAAAATCGCCGATTTCGTGCAAAACGCCCAAGAGGCCCAGATCCGGGGACGCTGCTACCGCCTGAAGGTGGGCTTTCCCGTCGTGACGGACGAGGCCGAGGATCTGATCGCGGGTCAGTTGCTGACGGTCGCGGCGGATTCCACTTTGCTGCTCACGCTGTTGGACGAATTTCACGGTGTGAAACCGCAAGAGCCCGAAAAGAGCCTGTTTTTTCGGCGCGAGGTCAACGTGCAGAGCGCGGACGGCATCGAAAAGGCCTGGGTTTACATGGCCAATCCGCGCAAAATCTCGCTCGGCGCGACCGTGATCGAAGGCGGCCTCTGGCGCGAGAAACTGGCCACCGAGCCGGCCTTGACAGAGAAGCTGACCGATCGGCAAAAGCAGTACATCCAGCGACTGGGCGCTTCGACGGGACGGGAAATCGTGCCGATCGACCTCGCTTTGTATCGCGAATTGATGAACCTTGAGATGATCGTCGACAAAGGCCGTCGTCTCGCACTGTCGAAGTTGGGGCATGAAGTTTACCGTTACCTCGGAAGATGA
- a CDS encoding ketoacyl-ACP synthase III, which produces MRRATVIGTGFYAPEKIVKNQFFNEMYNKDIDTFLRQQRNIVERRFMSEEQATSDLVVPAAEEALKNAGLTALDIDLIVVSTDTPDYLSPSTAAVVQHKLGAKNAGTFDVNSACAGFVTALDLGAKYIAADPQYKNILVVGAYGMSKYLNYDDFRIATLFADGAGAAVISASKDETGILAAELYTDGQYHDYMGVYAGGTHQPVTHQVIETKGHLLNFAKKIPIETNGTHWPRLTHKLLDRIHKRPEDVKMFFMTQININSINEALDNLKLPRTLSHNIMDRFGYTGSAAVGMALADAARQHKLKKGDLIILLGSGGGLSMAAVAMTWSYNT; this is translated from the coding sequence ATGCGTCGCGCGACAGTGATCGGAACCGGCTTTTACGCCCCCGAAAAGATCGTCAAAAATCAATTCTTCAACGAGATGTACAATAAAGACATCGACACTTTCCTGCGCCAGCAGCGCAACATCGTCGAACGCCGCTTCATGAGCGAAGAGCAAGCGACGTCGGACCTCGTCGTTCCCGCCGCCGAAGAGGCGCTGAAGAACGCGGGCCTGACCGCGCTCGACATCGACCTCATCGTCGTGTCCACCGATACGCCCGACTACCTTTCGCCTTCGACCGCGGCCGTCGTGCAGCACAAGCTCGGCGCGAAGAACGCGGGCACCTTCGACGTCAACTCGGCGTGCGCGGGCTTCGTCACGGCGCTGGATCTCGGCGCCAAGTACATCGCCGCGGATCCTCAATATAAGAACATCCTCGTCGTCGGCGCCTACGGGATGTCGAAGTACCTGAACTACGACGACTTCCGAATCGCGACGCTGTTCGCGGACGGCGCGGGCGCGGCGGTCATTTCGGCCTCGAAAGACGAGACCGGAATTCTCGCGGCCGAGCTTTACACCGACGGCCAATACCACGACTACATGGGCGTTTACGCCGGTGGGACCCACCAGCCCGTCACGCATCAGGTGATCGAAACCAAAGGCCACCTGCTCAACTTCGCCAAAAAAATCCCGATCGAAACGAATGGGACGCACTGGCCGCGCCTGACGCACAAATTGCTCGATCGCATCCACAAACGTCCCGAGGACGTGAAGATGTTCTTCATGACCCAGATCAACATCAACTCGATCAACGAGGCCTTGGACAATCTGAAGCTGCCCCGCACGCTCTCGCACAACATCATGGACCGCTTCGGTTATACCGGCAGCGCGGCCGTGGGGATGGCGCTCGCGGACGCGGCCCGCCAGCACAAACTCAAAAAGGGCGATCTGATCATCCTGCTGGGTTCGGGCGGTGGACTGTCCATGGCGGCGGTCGCGATGACTTGGAGTTACAACACATAA
- a CDS encoding DUF1993 domain-containing protein, with product MNLYDVMIPQYLRTLTAAEAILKKAAAHADMKKFDVQVLLNDRLAPDMLPLGKQIQIASDAAKISAGFLTGTTPPKFEDNEVTFAEFQARLAKTKEYLSTLKREQFEGAEKRKVELPRNPGEFMTGIDYAMSHAMPNFFFHMTTMYAILRHNGVEIGKKDFLGARPFQKL from the coding sequence ATGAATCTGTATGACGTGATGATCCCTCAATACCTGCGCACCCTGACCGCCGCCGAAGCGATCCTGAAGAAGGCCGCAGCCCATGCCGACATGAAGAAGTTCGATGTTCAGGTTTTGCTGAACGACCGCTTGGCGCCGGATATGTTGCCGCTCGGAAAGCAGATCCAGATCGCCTCGGATGCGGCCAAGATCAGCGCCGGGTTTTTGACCGGCACGACCCCGCCGAAGTTCGAGGACAACGAGGTCACCTTCGCCGAGTTCCAGGCGCGTCTGGCGAAAACGAAAGAGTATCTGTCGACCTTGAAGCGCGAGCAGTTCGAAGGCGCCGAAAAACGCAAAGTCGAATTGCCCCGCAACCCGGGCGAGTTCATGACCGGAATCGACTACGCGATGTCGCACGCGATGCCGAACTTCTTTTTCCACATGACGACGATGTACGCGATCTTGCGCCACAACGGCGTCGAGATCGGCAAGAAGGACTTCCTGGGCGCGCGCCCGTTCCAGAAGCTGTAG
- the fabG gene encoding 3-oxoacyl-ACP reductase FabG, protein MTFDFNNKTVLVTGGAQGIGFEITRQFLAAGANAVVWDYSADALKTCASELSKYGAKLQTAQVDVTKRESIAAALASMNGTLDVLINNAGITRDKSFGKMQPEDWDAVIATNLTGLFNVTKAASEKFNPTSTAKRIINISSVVGLYGNFGQTNYAAAKAGVIGMTKTLAKELGRKGFTVNAIAPGFIMTAMTKAMPKEVLDSMAAKVPVARLGETSDIANGCLFLASDLAGYINGTTLSIDGGIVL, encoded by the coding sequence ATGACTTTCGACTTCAATAATAAGACCGTACTCGTCACCGGCGGCGCGCAGGGCATCGGTTTCGAAATCACACGTCAGTTCTTGGCGGCAGGCGCGAACGCGGTCGTGTGGGACTACTCGGCGGATGCGCTGAAGACCTGCGCGAGCGAACTCTCGAAATACGGCGCGAAGCTGCAAACGGCGCAAGTGGACGTCACGAAGCGTGAGTCCATCGCGGCGGCGCTCGCGTCGATGAACGGAACGCTCGACGTTCTGATCAACAACGCGGGCATCACGCGCGATAAGTCCTTCGGCAAGATGCAGCCCGAGGATTGGGACGCGGTCATCGCGACGAACCTGACGGGTCTTTTCAACGTGACTAAAGCGGCGTCCGAGAAATTCAATCCGACGTCCACCGCGAAACGGATCATCAATATCTCTTCGGTCGTCGGTCTGTACGGCAACTTCGGTCAGACGAACTACGCGGCGGCGAAAGCGGGCGTGATCGGGATGACGAAGACTCTCGCGAAAGAGCTCGGTCGCAAAGGTTTCACCGTGAACGCGATCGCTCCCGGCTTCATCATGACCGCGATGACCAAAGCGATGCCGAAAGAGGTCTTGGATAGCATGGCGGCGAAAGTGCCCGTCGCGCGTCTGGGTGAAACTTCGGACATCGCGAACGGCTGCTTGTTCCTGGCGAGCGATTTGGCCGGCTACATCAACGGCACCACTCTCAGCATCGATGGCGGGATCGTTCTATGA
- a CDS encoding glycine cleavage system protein H, which produces MGYLWFQREDNVYTIGINEDAVDEIEKITALDLPAEGESVEAEVVCGSIETDDGQMDVYVPVTGVVTEINSAVMEDPSLIQEDPYDGWLFKIESEEDYEEPDEEDEDDEDDEDEDDEEEEDEDYEDDED; this is translated from the coding sequence ATGGGCTATCTTTGGTTCCAGCGCGAAGACAACGTCTACACGATCGGCATCAACGAAGACGCCGTGGACGAGATCGAAAAGATCACCGCCCTCGACTTGCCCGCGGAAGGCGAATCCGTCGAAGCCGAAGTCGTTTGCGGCAGCATCGAAACCGATGACGGACAAATGGACGTTTACGTTCCCGTCACCGGCGTCGTGACCGAAATCAACTCGGCCGTTATGGAAGACCCCTCGCTCATCCAGGAAGATCCCTACGACGGTTGGCTCTTCAAAATCGAGTCGGAAGAAGACTACGAAGAGCCCGACGAGGAAGATGAAGACGACGAAGACGATGAGGATGAGGACGACGAGGAAGAAGAAGACGAAGACTACGAGGACGACGAAGATTAG
- the bamE gene encoding outer membrane protein assembly factor BamE, whose protein sequence is MRKLAVFVTSVLALLLNAGCQTSMGTDFTKVKPGMEKAEVLDIMGTPQRTQRWRGMDRWTYIYYERELREEREVHFDGGKAAYVGAKFVPPVSAEQQDVINEASNREVEDRIRRQREEASRQLENYEGELRGTESNPGYVPTFDPVQ, encoded by the coding sequence ATGAGAAAGCTCGCGGTCTTCGTGACATCTGTGCTCGCGCTTCTGCTGAACGCCGGTTGTCAGACATCCATGGGGACCGATTTCACGAAAGTGAAACCCGGCATGGAAAAGGCCGAGGTCCTCGACATCATGGGGACCCCGCAGCGCACCCAGCGCTGGCGCGGAATGGACCGTTGGACCTACATCTACTACGAACGTGAACTGCGCGAAGAACGCGAAGTCCATTTCGACGGTGGCAAAGCCGCTTACGTCGGCGCGAAGTTCGTTCCCCCGGTTTCGGCGGAACAGCAGGACGTTATTAATGAGGCCTCGAACCGCGAAGTCGAAGACCGCATCCGTCGCCAACGCGAGGAAGCGTCACGCCAGCTCGAAAACTACGAAGGCGAATTGCGCGGCACCGAAAGCAATCCCGGCTACGTGCCGACCTTCGATCCCGTTCAGTAA